Proteins from a single region of Pseudomonas sp. BSw22131:
- a CDS encoding ABC transporter ATP-binding protein, with amino-acid sequence MLRAFEQWLDPFPPDEVPPPPDGLARFLWACTRGARGYILALAVLSAGVSMYEAWLFSFLGQVVDLLSTWQSGGEAAMQETRVLWGIGIVLVTSIGLVALRTMVQHQILAINLPLRLRWDFHRLMLRQSLSFFSDEFSGRVTTKVMQTALSVREVLFTLIEIAPGIGVYFIAIIALAGGFDLKLMLPFIAWVTLFGLAMLYFVPRLGKVGQEQANARSSMTGRISDAYTNITTVKLFSHSKREAHFARAAMEDFKLTGLRQMRLVSQFEIVNQALVVGLIMGAGGYALWLWHQGEVGTGAVAAITAMALRINGMSHWIMWQMTSLFENIGTVQDGMATLARGPKVQDAPDAAGLVTTGGAVTFDNVSFNYNGERQVLDALSLTIRPGEKIGLVGRSGAGKSTLINLLLRFYDVDKGEIRIDGQNIAQVTQDSLRSAIGMVTQDTSLLHRSIRDNIAYGRPDATDAQIRSAAANAQADGFISQLSDKQGHSGYDTLVGERGIKLSGGQRQRVAIARVMLKNAPILLLDEATSALDSEVEVAIQESLDEMMQGKTVIAIAHRLSTIAAMDRLIVMDDGRIIEQGTHAELLGKNGTYARLWHHQSGGFLGEDQGVAETTE; translated from the coding sequence ATGCTTCGCGCGTTTGAACAATGGCTAGACCCCTTCCCTCCCGATGAAGTACCGCCACCGCCCGATGGTCTGGCGCGGTTTCTCTGGGCCTGCACACGGGGCGCTCGCGGCTATATCCTCGCACTCGCGGTGCTCAGTGCCGGTGTTTCGATGTACGAAGCCTGGCTCTTTTCCTTTCTCGGGCAGGTCGTGGACCTGCTATCAACCTGGCAGTCCGGCGGCGAGGCGGCCATGCAGGAAACCCGAGTACTGTGGGGCATCGGCATCGTGTTGGTGACCAGCATTGGCCTGGTAGCGTTGCGCACGATGGTGCAGCACCAGATATTGGCGATCAATCTGCCGTTGCGGCTGCGCTGGGACTTCCACCGGCTGATGCTGCGACAGAGCCTTTCGTTTTTCTCCGATGAGTTCTCTGGCCGTGTCACCACCAAGGTGATGCAGACAGCGCTGTCGGTGCGCGAAGTGCTGTTTACCCTGATCGAGATCGCACCCGGGATCGGGGTGTACTTCATCGCCATCATTGCCTTGGCCGGCGGTTTTGACCTCAAGCTCATGCTGCCTTTCATTGCCTGGGTGACGTTGTTCGGTCTGGCCATGCTGTACTTCGTGCCGCGCCTGGGAAAGGTCGGCCAGGAACAGGCCAATGCGCGGTCATCGATGACCGGACGTATCTCGGATGCCTACACCAACATCACCACCGTAAAGCTGTTCTCCCACTCCAAACGCGAAGCCCACTTCGCGCGCGCTGCGATGGAGGACTTCAAGCTCACCGGTTTACGCCAGATGCGTCTTGTCAGCCAATTCGAAATCGTCAATCAGGCATTGGTGGTCGGTTTGATCATGGGCGCGGGCGGTTATGCCTTGTGGCTGTGGCACCAGGGTGAAGTCGGCACCGGCGCCGTCGCCGCGATTACCGCCATGGCGTTACGCATCAATGGCATGTCGCACTGGATCATGTGGCAAATGACCTCACTCTTCGAGAACATCGGCACCGTACAAGACGGCATGGCCACCCTGGCCCGCGGCCCCAAGGTGCAGGATGCGCCGGACGCGGCCGGACTGGTGACCACTGGCGGCGCGGTGACCTTCGACAATGTGAGTTTCAACTACAACGGCGAACGTCAGGTACTCGATGCTCTGAGCCTGACCATCCGCCCGGGCGAGAAGATCGGCCTGGTGGGTCGCTCCGGTGCCGGGAAATCCACACTCATCAACCTGCTGTTGCGCTTTTATGACGTGGACAAGGGAGAGATTCGCATCGATGGCCAAAACATTGCGCAGGTCACCCAAGACAGTCTGCGCAGCGCCATTGGCATGGTCACGCAGGACACGTCGCTGCTGCACCGCTCCATTCGCGACAACATCGCCTACGGTCGTCCCGATGCGACCGATGCGCAAATCCGCAGCGCCGCGGCCAATGCTCAAGCCGATGGATTCATCAGCCAACTGAGCGACAAGCAAGGGCATTCCGGCTACGACACCCTTGTAGGTGAGCGCGGTATCAAGCTCTCGGGCGGCCAGCGTCAACGCGTTGCGATTGCCCGGGTGATGCTCAAGAACGCTCCGATCCTGTTACTTGATGAGGCCACAAGCGCGCTGGATTCGGAGGTCGAAGTGGCCATCCAGGAAAGCCTCGATGAAATGATGCAGGGCAAAACCGTAATAGCCATCGCCCACCGTTTGTCCACGATTGCGGCCATGGACCGGCTCATCGTCATGGATGACGGACGCATCATCGAACAAGGCACCCATGCCGAGTTGCTCGGTAAAAACGGCACCTACGCGCGGCTTTGGCACCACCAGAGTGGCGGGTTTCTGGGGGAAGATCAGGGCGTGGCCGAGACCACGGAGTAA
- a CDS encoding DUF2628 domain-containing protein, whose translation MSTTEQVQGTSKYSAKWQERFAFFDTNGAPGDPRYKAALKTLPTFGKKVLINANVIAFFFGPIYLFVLGLWKKNLALLGTIFLVYVVLVVIFAILGMEFPKALDNGLGVGFSFTYAIVTNYAYYLKEVKGEQGWNPFKGMRF comes from the coding sequence ATGAGCACCACCGAACAGGTTCAAGGCACGAGCAAATACAGTGCGAAATGGCAGGAACGTTTTGCCTTCTTCGACACAAACGGAGCACCCGGCGACCCCCGCTACAAGGCAGCACTAAAAACACTGCCTACCTTCGGTAAAAAAGTGTTGATCAACGCCAACGTGATCGCGTTTTTCTTCGGTCCGATCTACCTCTTCGTGCTCGGTCTATGGAAGAAAAACCTGGCCCTTCTAGGCACGATATTTCTCGTGTACGTCGTGTTAGTCGTCATCTTCGCGATATTGGGAATGGAGTTTCCAAAGGCTCTGGACAACGGTTTGGGTGTCGGATTTTCCTTCACGTACGCCATCGTGACGAACTACGCCTATTACCTTAAAGAAGTAAAAGGCGAACAGGGCTGGAATCCCTTTAAAGGCATGCGTTTCTAA
- a CDS encoding cupin — protein MKHTDAANALQTLMLKANGGIPNNPTLPVLIYPAALDVTGADPASLFERTFAANGWPPQWRYGVFTYHHYHTRGHEVLGVYAGKARLMLGGPNAHVIEVKAGDVLLLPAGTGHCNLGSSNDFRVVGAYPPGQEGDINRDPATPAQIAQIAHLPFPHTDPVLGNDGGVVEHWRS, from the coding sequence ATGAAACACACGGACGCTGCGAACGCCTTGCAGACTTTGATGCTGAAAGCCAATGGAGGCATTCCGAACAACCCGACGCTGCCCGTGCTGATTTACCCCGCCGCGCTCGACGTGACCGGCGCTGATCCGGCATCTCTGTTTGAACGCACGTTCGCGGCCAATGGCTGGCCGCCGCAATGGCGCTACGGAGTCTTCACCTACCACCACTATCACACCCGTGGGCACGAGGTGCTGGGTGTCTATGCCGGCAAGGCGCGATTGATGCTGGGAGGACCAAATGCCCACGTGATCGAGGTGAAGGCCGGCGATGTGTTGTTGCTGCCTGCCGGGACAGGGCATTGCAACCTCGGCTCAAGCAACGACTTTAGGGTAGTCGGCGCTTATCCGCCCGGGCAGGAGGGCGATATCAATCGTGACCCGGCCACGCCTGCGCAGATAGCACAGATTGCACACCTGCCGTTTCCCCACACCGATCCAGTGCTGGGCAATGACGGCGGAGTAGTGGAGCACTGGCGCAGTTGA
- a CDS encoding potassium transporter Kup yields the protein MLVAAVGVVYGDIGTSPLYTLKEVFSGHYGVQANEAGVLGILSLIFWSLIWVVSAKYVLFILRADNQGEGGIMALTALARRASAHYPLLSKTLVLLGVFGAALFYGDSMITPAISVLSAVEGLQLAFDGIENWVVPLSVVVLVGLFLIQRHGTARLGVLFGPVMVLWFTVLGGLGIYGILQRPEVLQALNPVWAVNFFAAYPGIGITILGAVVLALTGAEALYADMGHFGRKPIARAWFLLVLPGLALNYFGQGALILGNPEAVRNPFYLLAPEWALLPMVALSTLATIIASQAVISGAFSLTRQAMQLGYVPRMFIQHTSSQEQGQIYIGAVNWMLMVGVVLLVIGFESSSALAAAYGVAVTGTMLITTILASAVVLLLWKSPRWFAIPMLVGFLLVDILFFSANAAKIFQGGAFPVVAGIVLFILMTTWKKGRRIILERLDETSLQLPAFIDSIRAQSPHRVRGTAVFLTAKADGVPHALLHNLLHNQVLHERVVLLTVVSEDTPRVSPDRRFEIQAQGEGFYRVSLHFGFIEQPDVPQALKLCQMNDLRFDPMKTTFFLSRETVISTSRTGMSRWRERLFSVMLKNANGNLKYFKLPLNRVIELGTQVEM from the coding sequence ATGCTGGTTGCTGCGGTCGGCGTGGTATACGGCGACATCGGAACAAGCCCCCTTTACACGCTCAAAGAAGTCTTCTCGGGTCACTACGGCGTCCAGGCGAACGAAGCCGGTGTGTTGGGCATTCTGTCGCTTATTTTCTGGTCCCTTATCTGGGTGGTGTCCGCAAAATACGTACTGTTCATTCTGCGCGCAGATAATCAGGGCGAAGGCGGGATCATGGCATTGACGGCTTTGGCCCGGCGTGCGTCCGCGCACTATCCCCTACTGAGCAAAACCCTGGTATTACTTGGGGTGTTTGGCGCCGCGCTGTTTTATGGCGACAGCATGATCACTCCGGCCATCTCCGTACTCTCGGCCGTTGAAGGGCTGCAACTTGCTTTCGACGGAATAGAGAACTGGGTGGTGCCGCTGTCAGTGGTAGTTCTGGTCGGTTTGTTCTTGATACAGAGACACGGGACGGCGCGCCTCGGCGTGCTGTTCGGACCGGTGATGGTGCTGTGGTTTACGGTGCTGGGGGGACTCGGCATCTACGGCATCTTGCAGCGTCCTGAAGTACTTCAAGCACTGAATCCGGTCTGGGCAGTCAACTTTTTTGCGGCGTATCCGGGCATCGGCATCACCATACTGGGCGCCGTTGTACTGGCCTTGACCGGCGCGGAGGCGCTGTATGCCGACATGGGGCACTTCGGACGCAAGCCGATTGCCCGTGCCTGGTTCTTGCTGGTACTGCCGGGCCTTGCGCTGAATTACTTTGGGCAGGGCGCGCTCATATTGGGCAACCCGGAAGCGGTGCGAAATCCGTTTTATCTTCTGGCGCCTGAGTGGGCGCTGTTGCCAATGGTTGCGCTGTCAACGCTGGCAACGATCATCGCGTCTCAAGCTGTGATTTCCGGCGCATTCTCACTCACACGTCAAGCCATGCAGTTGGGATACGTTCCCCGGATGTTCATCCAGCACACCTCAAGCCAGGAGCAGGGGCAGATCTACATCGGCGCCGTTAACTGGATGCTGATGGTAGGCGTAGTGCTGCTGGTCATCGGCTTTGAATCGTCCAGCGCCCTCGCGGCCGCTTACGGTGTGGCTGTCACGGGCACGATGCTGATCACGACGATTCTGGCTTCGGCGGTTGTGCTGCTGCTGTGGAAGAGTCCCCGGTGGTTCGCGATACCGATGCTGGTGGGGTTTTTGCTGGTCGACATCCTGTTCTTCAGTGCCAACGCAGCCAAGATTTTCCAGGGAGGCGCCTTTCCTGTGGTCGCAGGCATCGTGCTGTTCATCTTGATGACGACATGGAAGAAGGGCCGCAGGATTATCCTGGAGAGGCTCGATGAAACCTCGCTTCAGTTGCCCGCTTTCATCGACAGCATTCGCGCACAGTCCCCGCACCGTGTGCGCGGCACCGCAGTTTTCCTGACAGCCAAGGCCGATGGCGTGCCGCACGCGCTGCTGCATAACCTGCTGCACAACCAGGTGCTTCATGAGCGCGTGGTGTTGCTGACTGTGGTGTCGGAAGACACGCCCAGGGTGTCGCCGGATCGAAGATTTGAAATCCAGGCGCAGGGTGAGGGCTTCTACAGGGTCAGTCTGCACTTTGGTTTTATCGAGCAGCCTGATGTCCCGCAAGCGCTGAAGCTTTGCCAGATGAACGACCTGCGTTTCGATCCGATGAAAACGACCTTTTTTCTCAGTCGCGAAACGGTTATTTCCACCTCTCGCACAGGAATGTCGCGCTGGAGAGAGCGCCTGTTTTCGGTGATGTTGAAAAACGCCAACGGAAACCTGAAGTACTTCAAGCTTCCGCTCAACCGTGTCATCGAGCTGGGTACACAGGTCGAGATGTGA
- a CDS encoding aspartate:alanine exchanger family transporter — protein MNAFFTFLQHNPYILLFLVVGLSVWVGRGTIKGYGLGAVAGAIVIGCAIATWASYYGVHFELDNFTKSLFYYLFMYGVGLRVGPSFINSLKGDGLKFTFLAILSSFLGLGIVVLGVRLLALPVGAAGGILAGSQTMSAAIGSAEQAITSGVVPLPPGTTAAAATAMIALSYGITYIWGTVGIILICKYLPRWWRVDARKAAKDYEIEHGVPNVDDAGLSGYRPFDLRAYRLVNQELAGRSIAQFRERFALYQIENVERGDKLLGADPALVLQLGDVIALGGSLDALTDHMGLIGPEVPDARALNIPLDEAVILVTHHDAIGKALKDFSQSPIAGQVQLVGIERGGAPIPVGLETRLQRLDVMHLIGLRSAIDKATALLGKVARPSTATDLLTLSLGMVLGLLIGLIQVPAFGAAVGLGNAGGLLVSGIIVSSLVSRVRFFGNTPNAARNILEDMGLIFFVAIVGVNAGANLVSQISAIIALKIFFLGFVACTIPPFIVWAVGFHVFKINPAILMGGVAGARSHSGPAREAAKEIDSTVPWIGFPVAYAVSGILLTVFGYFAMILAQ, from the coding sequence GTGAATGCTTTCTTTACCTTTCTGCAACACAACCCCTACATCCTTCTCTTTCTGGTGGTGGGCCTGTCCGTCTGGGTGGGCCGGGGCACGATCAAGGGCTATGGGCTTGGCGCGGTAGCCGGGGCGATCGTAATCGGCTGCGCCATTGCAACCTGGGCGTCTTACTACGGCGTGCATTTCGAGCTCGATAACTTCACCAAGAGTCTGTTTTATTACTTGTTTATGTACGGGGTCGGGCTGCGCGTCGGTCCTTCATTCATCAATAGCTTGAAGGGAGATGGCCTGAAGTTCACGTTCCTGGCCATTCTCTCGTCGTTTCTGGGACTTGGCATCGTCGTGCTCGGTGTTCGGCTGCTGGCCCTTCCGGTGGGCGCAGCGGGCGGTATTCTCGCCGGTTCGCAGACCATGTCGGCCGCCATTGGCTCAGCCGAGCAGGCCATCACCTCGGGAGTCGTGCCCCTGCCGCCCGGCACAACGGCGGCGGCAGCGACGGCGATGATCGCGTTGTCCTATGGCATCACCTATATCTGGGGAACGGTCGGCATCATTCTGATCTGCAAGTACCTGCCACGCTGGTGGCGAGTCGATGCGCGCAAGGCGGCCAAAGACTATGAGATCGAACACGGTGTGCCCAATGTCGATGACGCAGGGCTCAGCGGGTATCGTCCGTTTGACCTTCGCGCTTACAGGTTGGTGAATCAAGAATTGGCGGGGCGAAGCATCGCGCAATTTCGCGAACGCTTCGCGCTCTACCAAATCGAGAATGTCGAGCGGGGTGACAAGCTGCTGGGTGCGGACCCGGCGTTGGTACTGCAATTGGGCGACGTGATTGCCCTTGGTGGCAGCCTGGATGCATTGACCGACCACATGGGGCTTATCGGCCCTGAAGTACCAGACGCGCGGGCGCTGAATATACCCTTGGATGAGGCGGTCATCCTGGTGACTCACCACGACGCCATAGGCAAGGCGCTCAAGGATTTCAGCCAGTCGCCGATTGCAGGACAAGTGCAGTTGGTAGGTATTGAACGCGGCGGCGCGCCAATTCCCGTCGGCCTGGAAACGCGCCTGCAACGACTCGATGTCATGCACCTGATCGGTCTTCGCAGTGCCATCGACAAAGCCACGGCCTTACTTGGCAAAGTGGCCCGGCCGAGTACCGCGACGGATCTCCTGACGCTGTCGCTGGGTATGGTTCTTGGGTTGCTGATCGGCCTGATTCAAGTACCGGCATTCGGTGCGGCAGTTGGTTTGGGCAACGCTGGCGGGCTGTTGGTCTCGGGGATTATTGTTTCGTCGCTGGTGTCGCGGGTTCGATTCTTCGGCAACACACCGAACGCTGCGCGCAATATTCTTGAAGACATGGGACTGATTTTCTTTGTCGCGATTGTCGGCGTGAATGCGGGTGCAAATCTCGTTTCGCAAATCAGCGCAATCATCGCGTTGAAGATCTTTTTCCTCGGTTTCGTGGCCTGTACGATCCCGCCCTTTATCGTCTGGGCGGTGGGGTTTCATGTCTTCAAGATCAACCCCGCGATCCTCATGGGCGGCGTAGCAGGCGCGCGAAGTCATTCTGGTCCCGCGCGTGAAGCCGCTAAAGAAATCGACAGCACCGTGCCCTGGATTGGCTTTCCAGTGGCTTATGCGGTGTCCGGCATTTTGCTGACGGTGTTTGGCTATTTCGCGATGATTCTGGCCCAGTAA
- a CDS encoding glutamate decarboxylase, with protein sequence MALHKTVEIQDQAIEDVYSSGSSQHKLPKYRLPNQSTTPSAAYNLVRDELLLDGNSRQNLATFCTTWVEPEVKQLMADALDKNMIDKDEYPQTAEIENRCVHIIADLWHAPKSWQTVGCSTTGSSEAAMLGGLALKWSWKKRREAAGLPTDKPNFVCGPVQICWKKFARYFDVEIREVPLRGNALGLLPADLREYCDDNTIGVIATLGVTFTGIYEPVAALAAELDAMQRDLGLDIPIHVDAASGGFIAPFIQQELEWDFVIERVKSINASGHKYGLAPLGVGWVIWRSTDDLPEELIFYVDYLGGNMATFALNFSRPGGEIIAQYYNFLRLGRDGYTRIQQACSDTAQWLAAEILKFPSLELVYNGKDGLPAVCYKLKDGIDHGFTLYDLSERVRMRGWQIASYPLPSDRQNIVVQRVLVRHGVSRDLVALLLDDLRKALDYLQKNRVEHSDAGPSFSHGAIATPVIPADTPNVA encoded by the coding sequence ATGGCACTTCATAAAACCGTAGAGATTCAGGATCAAGCCATCGAAGACGTTTACTCCAGTGGCTCCTCTCAGCATAAATTGCCCAAGTACCGGCTCCCCAATCAGTCAACCACGCCCTCCGCCGCCTACAACCTTGTGCGCGACGAGTTGCTGCTTGATGGCAACTCCCGACAGAACCTGGCGACATTCTGCACCACCTGGGTCGAGCCGGAAGTGAAGCAGTTGATGGCCGATGCTCTCGACAAAAACATGATTGACAAAGACGAGTACCCCCAGACGGCGGAGATCGAAAACCGCTGCGTGCACATCATTGCGGACCTGTGGCATGCACCGAAGTCGTGGCAAACCGTTGGTTGCTCAACCACGGGGTCCAGTGAGGCTGCGATGCTCGGCGGCCTGGCCCTGAAGTGGAGCTGGAAAAAACGCAGGGAAGCGGCGGGCCTGCCGACCGACAAGCCGAACTTTGTGTGCGGTCCCGTACAGATCTGCTGGAAAAAGTTTGCACGGTACTTTGATGTGGAAATTCGCGAGGTGCCGCTGCGTGGCAACGCGCTTGGCCTGCTGCCAGCCGACCTTCGTGAATACTGTGACGACAACACGATTGGTGTTATAGCGACCCTGGGCGTGACCTTCACCGGCATCTATGAACCCGTGGCAGCTCTGGCGGCTGAACTGGACGCGATGCAACGCGATCTCGGCCTTGATATCCCGATCCATGTTGACGCCGCCAGTGGCGGCTTCATCGCGCCGTTTATCCAGCAGGAGCTGGAGTGGGACTTCGTGATCGAGCGCGTCAAATCCATCAACGCCTCAGGCCACAAATATGGCCTGGCACCGCTGGGCGTCGGCTGGGTGATCTGGCGTTCCACTGATGACTTGCCAGAAGAGCTGATCTTTTACGTGGACTACCTGGGCGGCAACATGGCGACCTTCGCGCTGAATTTCAGCCGGCCAGGCGGTGAAATCATTGCTCAGTACTACAACTTTCTGCGCCTTGGACGCGACGGTTACACGCGCATTCAGCAAGCCTGCTCCGACACGGCGCAGTGGCTGGCGGCGGAAATCCTGAAGTTCCCTTCGCTGGAGCTGGTCTACAACGGGAAAGACGGCCTGCCGGCGGTTTGCTACAAGCTCAAGGACGGAATCGACCATGGCTTCACGCTCTATGATCTGTCGGAACGGGTGCGCATGCGCGGTTGGCAGATCGCCTCCTACCCTCTGCCGTCTGATCGGCAAAACATCGTAGTGCAGCGGGTTTTGGTGCGACATGGCGTAAGTCGCGACCTCGTCGCACTGCTGCTGGACGACCTGCGCAAGGCTCTGGACTATCTGCAAAAGAATCGGGTCGAGCACTCTGATGCGGGCCCCAGCTTCAGCCATGGCGCCATCGCAACTCCGGTGATTCCGGCTGACACCCCGAACGTCGCCTGA
- a CDS encoding Crp/Fnr family transcriptional regulator, whose protein sequence is MLVPPQRTHNYLLAALNHEEFKRLAPHLEPVTLTLGQVLCEPGDTLSHVYFPIDCIVSLVHVTQSGESAEIAVVGNEGLVGIALFMGGDSTSSRAVVQSAGNAFRLPGQKIKMEFERHGDLLLLMLRYTQALITQISQTALCNRHHSIDQQLCRWLLLSLDRLRSNQLNMTQELIANMLGVRREGVTEAAGKLQRLGVIEYNRGLIKVLDRQKLEALSCECYSAVKAETDRLQNYIPHRDK, encoded by the coding sequence ATGCTTGTTCCACCGCAGAGGACTCACAACTATCTACTTGCAGCGCTTAATCACGAGGAATTCAAGCGCCTGGCTCCGCACCTGGAGCCGGTCACCCTGACATTGGGTCAGGTGTTGTGTGAACCTGGAGACACGCTTAGCCATGTGTATTTCCCCATCGACTGCATCGTCTCTCTGGTGCATGTGACGCAAAGCGGCGAGTCAGCGGAAATAGCCGTCGTCGGTAACGAAGGGCTGGTCGGCATCGCCTTGTTCATGGGTGGGGACAGTACCTCGAGCCGCGCAGTGGTTCAGAGTGCAGGCAATGCGTTTCGACTGCCAGGTCAAAAGATAAAAATGGAGTTCGAGCGCCATGGCGATCTGCTGCTGCTGATGCTGCGCTACACCCAGGCACTGATTACTCAGATCTCACAGACCGCACTTTGCAATCGCCATCATTCGATCGACCAGCAATTATGCCGGTGGCTGCTGTTGTCCCTGGACCGCTTGCGCAGTAACCAGCTGAACATGACTCAAGAACTGATTGCCAACATGCTCGGCGTACGTCGCGAAGGTGTCACGGAAGCTGCAGGGAAATTGCAGCGCCTGGGTGTTATCGAATACAACCGTGGTCTCATCAAAGTCCTTGATCGTCAGAAACTGGAAGCGCTCAGCTGCGAGTGTTATTCGGCGGTCAAAGCTGAAACGGACCGGCTACAGAACTACATCCCGCACAGGGACAAATGA
- a CDS encoding diguanylate cyclase domain-containing protein has translation MKPSHETEKLLAANEQLVLGMLRIQSEVQAAEVTLSEIFRAASVDELTNLPNRRELLTRLADAITGGQRSGGSFALLFLDLNGLKRINDTLGHHVGDAVLMETAQRLSACVSGEDTVARYGGDEFVVLLPHPASREDAQLAVDKIKLQFGQPWSIGDRQMPISISVGISLYPDDGTDSKSLIDIADSKMYRAKQAQQTSTLPSAIPAALMMQMREANGALVLAALNAQALQEQAEATLRQEKFILAMVAHELRAPLAPLSLSTEMLANVNTKDVPRLHAIIGRHIEHLTRLVEDLVDVSRASTGKLRLTLKTIDFSQVIQQAIDVCEPLISAKHQTLQVNACAVTSYIDADQLRLTQVLSNLLGNASKFSPTHGVIALSYSVEGQWARIEVSDDGVGISAHALPMIFEPFIQDEHALSINKKGLGIGLTVVRELVKAHGGNVAAHSNGLGLGSRFTLLLPLSELSDSHHQAPELQ, from the coding sequence ATGAAGCCCTCCCATGAAACGGAAAAACTGCTGGCAGCAAATGAACAGCTGGTACTGGGCATGCTGCGCATTCAAAGCGAAGTGCAAGCGGCCGAAGTGACGCTGAGCGAGATCTTCCGTGCAGCCAGTGTCGATGAGTTGACCAACCTGCCTAACCGCAGGGAACTGCTCACACGGCTTGCAGACGCCATTACCGGAGGCCAGCGCAGCGGAGGCAGCTTCGCCCTGTTGTTTCTGGATCTCAACGGGTTAAAGAGGATCAACGACACTCTGGGTCATCATGTGGGCGACGCTGTGCTTATGGAAACAGCGCAGCGCTTGAGTGCATGCGTATCGGGCGAGGATACCGTTGCCCGATACGGCGGCGACGAGTTCGTGGTTTTGCTGCCCCATCCCGCCAGCCGCGAAGACGCTCAGCTCGCGGTCGATAAAATCAAACTGCAATTCGGCCAGCCATGGTCTATCGGCGACCGGCAAATGCCGATCAGTATCAGCGTTGGCATCAGCCTTTACCCCGATGACGGCACGGACTCAAAATCGTTGATCGACATCGCCGACTCAAAAATGTACCGCGCCAAACAGGCACAACAAACCTCCACTCTACCTTCTGCCATACCGGCGGCCTTGATGATGCAAATGCGCGAGGCCAATGGCGCGCTGGTACTCGCGGCGCTGAATGCGCAAGCGTTACAGGAGCAGGCGGAAGCTACCTTACGCCAGGAAAAATTTATCCTGGCCATGGTGGCGCATGAGCTTCGCGCGCCCTTGGCGCCCCTTAGCCTGAGCACTGAAATGCTGGCGAACGTCAACACAAAAGACGTTCCCCGGCTGCACGCAATTATCGGCAGACACATCGAGCACCTGACGCGGCTGGTTGAAGATCTGGTCGACGTGAGCCGCGCCAGCACCGGAAAGCTGCGCCTGACGCTTAAAACCATCGATTTTTCGCAGGTCATCCAGCAAGCGATAGACGTGTGCGAGCCATTGATTTCGGCCAAACATCAAACGCTGCAAGTCAATGCTTGCGCCGTGACGTCATACATTGACGCAGATCAACTACGGCTCACTCAAGTGTTGTCAAACTTACTGGGTAATGCATCCAAATTTTCCCCCACCCACGGCGTGATCGCGCTCTCTTACAGTGTCGAGGGCCAGTGGGCGCGGATCGAAGTCTCAGACGATGGTGTGGGTATATCAGCCCACGCTCTGCCGATGATCTTTGAGCCCTTCATTCAGGATGAACATGCGTTAAGCATCAACAAGAAGGGCTTGGGGATTGGTTTGACGGTGGTCCGTGAGCTGGTAAAAGCCCATGGAGGCAACGTAGCAGCTCACAGCAACGGACTGGGACTGGGCAGCCGCTTTACCCTCCTGCTGCCCTTGTCTGAACTCAGTGACAGCCATCACCAGGCGCCAGAGCTTCAATAA